A single window of Granulicella mallensis MP5ACTX8 DNA harbors:
- the sucB gene encoding 2-oxoglutarate dehydrogenase, E2 component, dihydrolipoamide succinyltransferase produces the protein MPTEVVMPQMGESITEGTLTKWLKKPGDTVARDEPLFEISTDKVDAEIPSPVAGTLGEIKVQEGATVSINTVVCTVEEGGAAAAPNTASAPKKEDTVTPAAVATAAKDVAAAAEATAHAAAAPAAAGPGTEVLMPQMGESITEGTITKWLKKIGDTVQRDEPIFEISTDKVDAEIPSPVAGILTAIKVEEGATVTINTVVAVIGGGAAPAAKAPAAAAPTPAAASAPAATPAPVAASASAGEGLRSSPLVRKIASENNVNLSQVPGTGASGRITKQDILGHLEGGAPAAQPVAAAPVAAPTPASKPAAPAAPQPQPGELVPMTKMRAIIAKRMVESKATSAHVHTVFKVDMTRIVKLREKEKNKYEQRNGVKLTYMPFITRAAVQALRKHPIVNSTTQGEAILYNKNINIGIAVALEWGLIVPVIKQSEEKSFLGIARSIVDLADRARSKKLAPDDVAGGTFTLTNSGIFGEQFGTPIIAQPQSAILGIGGLNKEAVVLTDKDGQDTIAIRSIQRFTLGFDHRTIDGSDAGKFMTDFKSYLENWTEEIG, from the coding sequence ATGCCGACCGAAGTAGTCATGCCCCAGATGGGCGAATCCATCACCGAAGGCACCCTCACCAAATGGCTCAAAAAGCCCGGCGATACCGTCGCGCGCGATGAACCGCTCTTTGAGATCTCCACCGACAAGGTCGATGCCGAGATCCCCTCGCCCGTCGCCGGAACACTGGGCGAGATTAAGGTCCAGGAAGGCGCGACCGTCAGCATCAACACGGTCGTCTGCACGGTCGAAGAGGGCGGCGCAGCCGCTGCTCCAAACACCGCTTCGGCTCCGAAGAAGGAAGATACGGTGACCCCTGCTGCCGTTGCTACCGCAGCGAAGGACGTAGCCGCAGCCGCTGAGGCCACTGCTCACGCAGCAGCAGCGCCTGCCGCAGCCGGTCCTGGCACAGAGGTTCTGATGCCGCAGATGGGCGAGTCCATCACCGAGGGCACCATCACCAAGTGGCTCAAGAAGATCGGCGACACCGTCCAGCGCGACGAGCCCATCTTCGAGATCTCCACCGACAAGGTTGACGCCGAGATCCCTTCGCCCGTCGCCGGAATACTCACCGCAATCAAGGTGGAAGAGGGCGCGACCGTCACCATCAACACCGTGGTCGCCGTCATCGGCGGCGGAGCCGCGCCGGCAGCCAAGGCACCGGCAGCCGCTGCTCCCACCCCCGCTGCAGCTTCTGCCCCCGCAGCCACACCTGCTCCTGTCGCAGCTTCCGCCTCTGCCGGAGAAGGTCTGCGCTCCTCGCCGCTGGTACGCAAGATCGCCTCGGAGAACAATGTCAATCTCTCCCAGGTCCCGGGCACCGGAGCTTCCGGCCGCATCACCAAGCAGGACATTCTGGGCCACCTCGAAGGCGGCGCACCCGCTGCCCAGCCTGTAGCTGCAGCACCTGTTGCCGCTCCAACACCGGCCTCGAAGCCTGCGGCACCCGCTGCACCTCAGCCGCAGCCCGGCGAGCTCGTCCCCATGACAAAGATGCGCGCCATCATCGCCAAGCGCATGGTCGAGTCCAAGGCCACCAGCGCGCACGTCCACACCGTCTTCAAGGTGGACATGACCCGCATCGTGAAGCTGCGCGAGAAGGAAAAGAACAAGTACGAGCAGCGCAACGGCGTGAAGCTGACCTACATGCCGTTCATCACCCGCGCGGCCGTGCAGGCGCTACGCAAGCACCCCATCGTCAACTCCACGACGCAGGGCGAAGCGATCCTCTACAACAAGAACATCAACATCGGCATCGCGGTAGCGCTGGAGTGGGGCCTGATCGTTCCGGTCATCAAGCAGTCGGAGGAGAAGAGCTTCCTCGGCATCGCCCGTTCCATCGTCGATCTCGCCGACCGCGCCCGTTCGAAGAAGCTGGCTCCGGACGATGTGGCTGGCGGCACCTTCACGCTGACCAACTCGGGCATCTTCGGCGAGCAGTTCGGTACGCCGATCATTGCGCAGCCGCAGTCGGCCATCCTCGGCATCGGCGGCCTGAACAAGGAAGCTGTCGTGCTTACCGACAAGGACGGCCAGGACACTATCGCCATCCGCTCGATCCAGCGCTTCACCCTCGGCTTCGACCATCGGACGATCGATGGCTCGGACGCGGGCAAGTTCATGACGGACTTCAAGTCCTATCTCGAGAACTGGACCGAAGAGATTGGGTAA
- a CDS encoding DUF4357 domain-containing protein, whose product MEIYETTRILLATLGHPVFEPLITKQPVTTEASNEQQIFFCKASGAEGRGVFTQDGFVVLHGSSGRKESVTSIKGTTDDEYREKLIADQVVRVEGDRIIFMKDHLVGSPSRGAMALSGRTANGWQEWKTVDGRTADELIRQRSIGSKD is encoded by the coding sequence GTGGAAATATATGAAACGACGCGAATACTTCTTGCCACACTTGGACATCCAGTCTTTGAACCGCTCATTACGAAGCAGCCTGTAACTACTGAAGCCTCCAACGAACAACAGATCTTCTTCTGCAAAGCCTCCGGTGCGGAGGGTCGAGGCGTCTTTACACAAGACGGCTTTGTCGTACTGCATGGATCAAGCGGGAGGAAAGAAAGTGTCACTTCCATCAAAGGCACGACAGATGACGAATATCGCGAGAAACTTATAGCCGATCAAGTCGTTCGTGTTGAAGGGGATCGAATCATCTTCATGAAAGACCACCTCGTTGGATCGCCGAGCAGGGGGGCGATGGCGCTTTCAGGCCGAACTGCAAATGGCTGGCAGGAATGGAAGACAGTCGATGGTCGCACAGCCGACGAGTTGATACGTCAGAGGTCTATTGGTTCGAAAGACTAG
- a CDS encoding DUF3037 domain-containing protein, translating to MSERMQCEFSLIRYVPDVVKGEFANIGVVLREAGHPEAVVRFTRDWSRVRCMDAEADVALLESLEAELGARLETAPQLNAKPVLEVLEDSLSNSVQITAMRATLAENLPAEMEQLMRMYVEPLKAPATRRKTSGRAAIVGTMREEFESAGVWRLMHKRISAAQYTQAGDPLKLDCGYRNGKVRMFHAVSLESDAEGAKGLAYSAAALRAGVQRVEGIELELTAVVEPFARISDPEQYGFGISVMEHEAIRVLTVSDLGRVAETAKRELRA from the coding sequence ATGTCCGAACGCATGCAGTGCGAGTTCTCGCTGATCCGCTATGTGCCGGATGTGGTGAAGGGCGAGTTCGCGAATATCGGCGTAGTGCTGCGCGAAGCCGGTCACCCGGAGGCGGTCGTCCGGTTTACGCGGGACTGGAGCCGCGTTCGCTGTATGGATGCCGAGGCTGACGTCGCGCTGCTGGAGTCGCTGGAAGCCGAGCTGGGAGCGCGACTGGAAACAGCACCGCAACTCAACGCGAAACCCGTGCTCGAAGTGTTGGAAGATTCGCTCTCCAACAGCGTGCAGATCACAGCTATGCGCGCCACGCTGGCCGAGAACCTGCCTGCGGAGATGGAGCAGTTGATGCGGATGTACGTCGAGCCTCTGAAGGCTCCGGCAACGCGCCGCAAGACGAGCGGACGCGCGGCGATCGTGGGTACGATGCGCGAGGAGTTTGAGAGTGCCGGTGTCTGGCGGTTGATGCACAAACGTATCTCCGCCGCGCAGTACACGCAGGCGGGCGATCCCCTGAAGCTGGACTGTGGGTATCGCAACGGCAAGGTGCGGATGTTCCATGCGGTGTCCCTGGAGAGCGATGCAGAGGGCGCCAAGGGCCTAGCCTACTCGGCTGCGGCGTTGCGTGCCGGCGTGCAGCGGGTAGAAGGCATAGAACTGGAGCTGACTGCAGTGGTGGAACCGTTCGCCCGCATCAGCGATCCCGAGCAGTATGGCTTTGGCATCAGCGTCATGGAGCATGAGGCGATCCGCGTGTTGACGGTTTCCGATCTGGGTCGCGTGGCGGAGACGGCTAAGCGAGAGCTGAGAGCGTAA
- a CDS encoding endonuclease MutS2 → MNLREPALAGSHRMIYAIHAVSVPQITASALGNLYPREVELLPQTPNPLSEIGAKALQWADLQLQLAERAQSSLGRACVLTLQPSADLAWIERQQQRTEEMRRLVAGGGGFQFRGIFDPSVTLDKARIEGSALEPVELLAALELAERVEAWRQVLLAPPGAVQGKWPAIEELSAPLLTHDLGNLLTFLRGKIEADGSLSDDASPELRRIRRAMERQHRAIEDSLRRALSKLSESGSTQDELITVRGERFVIPVKAEFKRKVGGVVHGSSSSGQTVFVEPMETIEQNNELVRLLDEEQAEVHRILVAMTRAVAAQAQALLLGAGVLAQADAHQAVARFAELLECVRPAFASAEDVNAEDDGYEFELAAARHPLLELRLREQDAAIVPLTIALPLGMRQMIVSGPNTGGKTVALKTAGLLALMAQAGLPVPAARAKLPLFTAIYADIGDAQSIEQNLSTFSAHVVNVNRIARVADDTSLVLLDELGSATDPEEGAALAVAVAEHFLMQRAWCLITTHLTSLKVYATKHEGVLNAAVGFDEARLAPTYELRLGVPGASAGLNIAARLGLDPAIVANARAQMTTQQIDIGRFLDELHAQLAAAKDEREGLAELQKKLNAERLKLATEGRAEQQARTRELERQLKSLIEDFESQLRDTVKAIDDKTVAQKIARDSALRIAQLRREFSAQFQSTVATHTSENDPASQKKTADRQREPGVGDLVRLKSLGREGRVARVIDAKTLEVTVGAMKMRVPRTDVAEVVAVAKETPVQGARRRGGVTVSTSTGSDDAEYMTSEINVIGRTADEAESEVERFVERAFLAGLPSIRVVHGVGMGILRRTLRTFLKNHPHVVSVTEPPYNEGGQGATLVELRQ, encoded by the coding sequence GTGAACCTCCGCGAACCGGCACTTGCGGGCTCGCACAGGATGATCTACGCAATCCACGCGGTTTCAGTTCCGCAAATCACGGCGTCAGCGCTGGGGAACCTCTATCCTAGAGAGGTGGAACTCCTGCCCCAAACTCCGAATCCGTTGTCCGAGATCGGCGCGAAAGCGCTGCAATGGGCCGACCTGCAGCTACAGCTTGCCGAACGCGCCCAGTCGTCGCTGGGGCGGGCCTGCGTTCTGACGCTGCAGCCCTCAGCCGATCTGGCGTGGATCGAACGACAGCAGCAGCGCACCGAAGAGATGCGCCGGTTGGTAGCAGGCGGAGGCGGATTTCAGTTTCGCGGCATCTTCGATCCGTCGGTCACGTTGGACAAGGCTCGCATCGAAGGCTCGGCGCTGGAGCCCGTGGAACTGCTGGCGGCGCTGGAACTGGCGGAACGCGTCGAGGCGTGGCGGCAGGTGCTACTCGCTCCACCGGGCGCGGTACAGGGCAAGTGGCCCGCTATTGAAGAGCTTTCAGCGCCGCTCCTGACGCACGATCTTGGCAACCTTCTGACCTTTTTACGCGGCAAGATCGAGGCCGATGGCAGTTTGAGCGACGACGCCTCGCCGGAGCTGCGGCGCATTCGGCGTGCCATGGAACGACAGCACCGCGCGATTGAAGACAGCCTGCGCCGGGCCCTGTCGAAGCTCTCGGAGAGCGGCAGCACGCAGGACGAACTCATCACCGTGCGTGGCGAGCGCTTCGTGATTCCCGTCAAGGCTGAGTTCAAACGCAAAGTTGGCGGCGTGGTGCATGGGTCGAGTTCGAGCGGGCAGACCGTGTTCGTCGAGCCGATGGAGACCATTGAGCAGAACAACGAGCTGGTACGGCTGCTCGACGAAGAGCAGGCCGAGGTGCACCGGATTCTTGTGGCCATGACTCGCGCGGTAGCGGCACAGGCGCAGGCTCTGCTGCTGGGCGCGGGCGTGCTCGCACAGGCCGATGCCCATCAGGCGGTGGCGCGTTTCGCGGAGTTGCTCGAGTGCGTACGTCCGGCATTCGCTTCCGCAGAGGATGTCAACGCAGAGGACGATGGCTATGAGTTCGAGCTGGCAGCGGCGCGGCATCCTCTGCTGGAGCTGCGGCTGCGTGAGCAGGATGCGGCCATTGTGCCGTTGACGATTGCCCTGCCGCTGGGCATGCGGCAGATGATCGTCAGCGGACCGAATACCGGCGGCAAAACAGTGGCTCTCAAGACGGCGGGACTGCTCGCGCTGATGGCCCAGGCGGGGCTGCCGGTGCCTGCGGCGCGAGCGAAGCTGCCGCTGTTCACGGCGATCTATGCCGACATCGGCGATGCGCAGTCGATCGAGCAGAACCTCTCGACCTTCTCCGCGCACGTGGTGAACGTGAACCGCATCGCTCGCGTGGCTGACGACACTTCGCTGGTCCTGCTCGACGAGCTGGGTTCGGCGACCGATCCCGAGGAGGGCGCGGCACTGGCCGTCGCCGTGGCCGAGCACTTTCTCATGCAGCGCGCGTGGTGCCTCATTACGACGCATCTCACCTCGCTCAAGGTCTATGCGACCAAGCACGAGGGCGTGCTGAATGCGGCGGTAGGTTTTGATGAAGCGCGATTGGCTCCAACCTATGAACTGCGGCTTGGTGTGCCGGGGGCCTCGGCAGGATTAAACATCGCAGCACGGCTGGGGCTCGATCCGGCGATCGTGGCGAATGCCCGTGCTCAGATGACGACGCAGCAGATCGATATCGGTCGCTTTCTCGACGAACTGCACGCACAGCTTGCGGCAGCCAAGGACGAGCGCGAAGGCCTCGCGGAGTTGCAGAAGAAGCTGAATGCGGAGCGTCTGAAGCTTGCCACCGAAGGCCGCGCGGAGCAGCAGGCGCGAACGCGTGAGCTGGAGCGGCAGCTGAAGTCGCTGATCGAGGACTTCGAGTCCCAGCTTCGCGATACGGTGAAGGCCATCGACGACAAGACCGTCGCGCAGAAGATCGCTCGCGACTCGGCGTTGCGGATTGCTCAGTTGCGGCGCGAGTTTTCGGCGCAGTTTCAATCGACGGTGGCCACGCACACCAGCGAGAACGATCCCGCCAGCCAGAAGAAGACGGCGGACCGCCAGCGCGAGCCCGGAGTGGGCGATCTCGTGCGGCTGAAGTCCCTGGGCCGCGAGGGGCGTGTGGCGCGGGTGATTGATGCCAAGACGCTGGAGGTCACGGTCGGCGCGATGAAGATGCGCGTGCCACGCACCGATGTGGCGGAGGTGGTCGCCGTCGCGAAGGAGACTCCGGTGCAGGGTGCGCGCAGACGTGGCGGCGTCACGGTCTCCACCTCGACCGGTTCGGACGACGCGGAGTACATGACATCGGAGATCAACGTGATCGGTCGCACCGCCGACGAGGCCGAGAGCGAGGTCGAGCGGTTTGTGGAGCGTGCCTTCCTGGCCGGACTGCCGAGTATCCGCGTAGTGCACGGCGTCGGCATGGGGATTTTGCGGCGAACGCTGCGGACGTTTCTAAAGAACCATCCGCATGTGGTCTCGGTGACGGAGCCGCCTTATAACGAGGGCGGTCAGGGTGCGACGCTGGTGGAGCTAAGGCAGTGA
- a CDS encoding zinc ribbon domain-containing protein, whose translation MLCPTCGNDLAQDARFCTRCGTQTGFPSQPGSPTQPFSGYGAPLPYSRVGNHIQTLGTLWLIYAAVRFMTKLAGLLFLHGMFGHHAHAGWMFGSGPFSNAWMAAFWPFALTSLMVSVALCLLTGYALITRQPWGRVFGIIFGILALFHPFLGTALGIYTLWVLAPGASGVEYEAISRSTPRS comes from the coding sequence ATGCTTTGCCCCACCTGTGGAAACGATCTCGCCCAGGATGCGCGTTTTTGCACCCGCTGCGGCACCCAGACAGGCTTTCCGTCACAACCCGGCTCTCCCACTCAGCCCTTCTCGGGTTACGGAGCGCCTCTTCCTTACAGTCGCGTCGGCAACCACATCCAGACACTCGGCACGCTCTGGCTCATCTATGCCGCCGTCCGGTTCATGACCAAGCTCGCGGGCCTGCTCTTCCTTCACGGTATGTTCGGCCATCACGCGCACGCCGGCTGGATGTTTGGCAGCGGGCCCTTCAGCAACGCCTGGATGGCCGCCTTCTGGCCGTTTGCGCTCACCTCGTTGATGGTTTCGGTTGCACTCTGCCTGCTGACGGGCTACGCGCTCATCACTCGCCAACCCTGGGGCCGCGTCTTCGGCATTATCTTCGGAATTCTGGCGCTGTTTCACCCGTTCCTGGGCACGGCACTCGGCATCTACACGCTATGGGTACTGGCCCCTGGAGCCAGCGGCGTGGAGTACGAGGCGATCTCCCGTTCGACACCGCGAAGCTAA
- the lipB gene encoding lipoyl(octanoyl) transferase LipB yields the protein MSNVLHLLQPGRISYTEGLRLMAEVVAARKAQQIGDTLLLLEHPPVLTLGRNSTRANILATDEALARKGVEIHEINRGGDVTYHGPGQLVGYPIFDLRGDLPGKRGPHLGPVDFVRLMEEALILTCKDFGVPAQRICKLTGVWTLAGGSIAEKKIAAIGVHVSQAVTSHGFALNVTTDLRDFDWIVPCGITDRTVTSLELESPQQPLPTLQQTANSAASNFGRVFQRQVLAVDSLEELLAPTTQEA from the coding sequence ATGTCTAACGTCCTCCATCTCCTCCAACCCGGCCGTATCTCCTATACCGAGGGCCTCCGCCTGATGGCCGAGGTCGTCGCAGCACGCAAGGCCCAGCAGATCGGCGATACGCTCCTGCTGCTTGAGCATCCTCCGGTCCTGACGCTGGGCCGCAACAGTACGCGCGCCAACATCCTCGCGACGGACGAAGCCCTGGCCCGCAAAGGCGTTGAGATCCACGAGATCAACCGTGGCGGCGATGTGACGTATCACGGCCCCGGCCAACTCGTCGGCTACCCGATCTTCGACTTGCGCGGCGACCTTCCGGGCAAGCGCGGACCGCATCTGGGCCCGGTCGACTTCGTCCGCCTCATGGAAGAAGCCCTCATCCTTACCTGCAAGGACTTCGGCGTTCCCGCGCAGCGCATCTGCAAGCTCACAGGGGTCTGGACGCTGGCGGGCGGTTCGATCGCCGAGAAGAAGATCGCGGCCATCGGCGTCCACGTCTCGCAGGCGGTCACCTCGCACGGCTTCGCGCTCAACGTCACCACCGACCTCCGCGACTTCGACTGGATCGTCCCCTGCGGCATTACCGACCGCACCGTGACCTCGCTCGAGCTGGAATCGCCCCAACAACCGCTGCCGACTCTCCAGCAGACCGCAAACAGCGCAGCCTCCAACTTTGGCCGTGTCTTCCAGCGGCAGGTGCTGGCGGTCGATTCGCTCGAGGAGCTGCTGGCCCCCACAACCCAAGAGGCTTAG
- the lpdA gene encoding dihydrolipoyl dehydrogenase: MADTTYDLAIIGGGPAGYTCAIRAGQLGLKVALIEKTDKLGGTCLHVGCIPTKAMLFSAEVWDHLKHAESYGIEGVSAPKLNWQNVLKRKNDITVKHTKGLDFLMKKNKVTVVRGHGRLTGGAKDGVFTIDVTTEDKGKGQGAELQAATKILTKKVVIATGSDARMLPGYQADDAILTNIEILSLPAFPKSLVVIGSGAVGVEFASIFKSFGAEVTIIEALPRIVPVEDEEVSKELTRAYKKRGIDVNVSCKVEKIEKTKDGVKVSFVDAAGKPQVKEAEKVLVAVGRGPRTYDAGLDKTKIQLDRGFVPVNEWMETSEPGVYAIGDIVAGLPQLAHVGAMAGVVVASKVAGKYARPVRKDRVPGCTYCDPQIGSVGLTEAQAKEKGYQVKVGKFPFVGNSKATILDSHDGFVKVVSDAKYGEVLGVHIIGPNATELIAECVVAMELEATVEELMFTIHAHPTLAESLLDGFSSVEGMAINA, encoded by the coding sequence TTGGCAGATACCACTTACGACCTGGCAATAATCGGCGGCGGCCCCGCCGGCTATACCTGCGCGATCCGCGCCGGACAACTCGGATTGAAGGTTGCACTCATTGAAAAGACCGACAAGCTCGGCGGCACCTGCCTGCATGTGGGCTGCATTCCCACCAAGGCCATGCTGTTCTCGGCAGAGGTCTGGGACCACCTGAAACACGCCGAAAGCTACGGCATCGAGGGCGTCAGCGCTCCCAAGCTCAACTGGCAGAACGTGCTCAAGCGCAAGAACGACATCACCGTAAAGCACACCAAAGGCCTCGACTTCCTGATGAAGAAGAACAAGGTCACCGTCGTGCGCGGCCATGGCCGGCTCACCGGCGGCGCAAAGGACGGCGTATTCACCATCGACGTGACCACCGAGGACAAAGGCAAAGGCCAGGGTGCCGAACTGCAGGCTGCGACCAAGATCCTGACCAAAAAGGTTGTCATCGCCACCGGCTCTGACGCCCGTATGCTGCCCGGCTACCAGGCCGACGATGCCATCCTCACCAACATCGAGATCCTCTCGCTGCCCGCCTTCCCGAAGTCACTCGTCGTCATCGGATCGGGCGCAGTCGGCGTCGAATTCGCGTCGATCTTCAAGAGCTTCGGCGCTGAGGTCACGATCATTGAAGCCCTGCCCCGCATCGTTCCGGTCGAAGACGAAGAGGTCTCGAAGGAACTGACCCGCGCCTACAAGAAGCGCGGTATTGATGTGAACGTCAGCTGCAAGGTCGAGAAGATCGAGAAGACCAAGGACGGAGTCAAGGTCAGCTTCGTCGATGCCGCCGGCAAACCGCAGGTCAAGGAGGCCGAAAAGGTCCTCGTCGCCGTAGGCCGCGGCCCGCGTACCTACGATGCCGGTCTCGACAAGACCAAAATCCAGCTCGACCGCGGCTTCGTGCCCGTCAATGAGTGGATGGAGACCTCCGAGCCGGGCGTCTATGCCATCGGCGATATCGTCGCGGGTCTGCCGCAACTGGCACACGTCGGCGCCATGGCCGGTGTGGTCGTTGCCAGCAAGGTCGCGGGCAAATACGCCCGCCCTGTGCGGAAGGACCGCGTCCCGGGCTGCACCTACTGCGACCCGCAGATCGGCAGCGTCGGCCTGACCGAGGCGCAGGCCAAGGAGAAGGGCTACCAGGTGAAGGTCGGCAAGTTCCCGTTCGTCGGCAACTCGAAGGCGACCATCCTCGACTCGCACGACGGCTTCGTCAAGGTCGTCTCCGACGCGAAGTACGGCGAGGTGCTGGGCGTCCACATCATCGGACCGAACGCCACCGAGCTGATCGCCGAGTGCGTCGTCGCGATGGAACTCGAGGCCACGGTCGAAGAGCTGATGTTCACTATCCACGCCCACCCCACCCTCGCGGAGAGCCTGCTGGACGGCTTCTCGAGCGTCGAAGGTATGGCGATTAACGCGTAA
- the hemB gene encoding porphobilinogen synthase — translation MHFPATRLRRLRSTPAMRSLVRETHLHPGAFLYPLFLCEGEGVRREVSSMPGVFNLSIDEAVKEAEQCAALGIGGLLLFGIPDEKDEQGSGAWAADGIVQRGLRAIKATKASASLVTIADVCLCEYTSHGHCGIVARDGEHYQIENDASIALLAKAAASLAEAGADIVAPSDMMDGRIAAMREALDAAGQQNTPIMSYASKFASAFYGPFREAADSTPQFGDRRTYQMDGANLREAMREIEQDIAEGADMLLMKPAMPYLDVIREARNSFDLPMGAYQVSGEYSMLHAAFQRGWLEPERAMLESLLSIRRAGADFIVTYFAKDAAKVLG, via the coding sequence ATGCACTTTCCCGCCACGCGCCTACGCCGTCTACGCTCCACCCCCGCCATGCGCTCACTGGTGCGCGAGACGCACCTCCACCCCGGCGCATTCCTCTATCCGCTGTTCCTCTGCGAGGGAGAAGGCGTCCGCCGCGAGGTCAGCTCGATGCCCGGCGTCTTCAACCTCTCGATCGACGAGGCCGTGAAGGAAGCCGAGCAATGTGCGGCACTGGGTATCGGGGGTCTGCTGCTCTTCGGCATCCCCGACGAAAAAGACGAGCAGGGCAGTGGAGCATGGGCCGCGGACGGCATCGTCCAGCGCGGTCTGCGGGCGATCAAGGCGACGAAGGCGTCAGCCTCGCTCGTCACCATCGCCGATGTCTGCCTCTGCGAGTACACCTCGCACGGCCACTGCGGGATTGTCGCGCGCGACGGCGAACATTATCAGATTGAGAATGATGCGAGCATTGCGCTGCTCGCCAAAGCCGCCGCCTCGCTGGCGGAGGCGGGGGCCGACATCGTCGCTCCCAGCGACATGATGGACGGCCGCATCGCGGCCATGCGCGAGGCGCTCGACGCAGCGGGCCAGCAGAACACGCCGATCATGAGCTACGCCTCCAAGTTCGCCTCGGCATTTTATGGACCGTTCCGGGAGGCCGCCGACAGCACGCCTCAGTTCGGCGACCGCCGCACCTATCAGATGGACGGCGCGAACCTGCGCGAGGCCATGCGGGAGATCGAACAGGACATCGCGGAGGGCGCGGATATGCTGCTGATGAAGCCCGCCATGCCGTATCTCGACGTGATCCGCGAGGCCCGCAACAGCTTCGATCTGCCGATGGGGGCCTACCAGGTCTCAGGCGAGTACTCCATGCTGCACGCCGCCTTCCAGCGCGGCTGGCTCGAACCCGAACGCGCCATGCTGGAGAGCCTGCTGAGCATTCGCCGCGCGGGAGCGGACTTCATCGTGACGTACTTTGCAAAGGACGCAGCGAAGGTGCTGGGATAA
- a CDS encoding HipA family kinase: MAVIATQAIHRLRGGAQSLLMLGSDGNLWVVKFQNNPQHLRVLANELIATRLAEAVGLSVPKTDVIEVSPWLIANSPEMVVERRRNVSEPCAAGLQFGSQFVGGLNPGQVVDYLPESQMAELRNLAEFAGIFCLDKWTGNCNGRQAVFERRPRERRYRAIFIDQGFCFNAGEWTFPDPVLRGVFPRNYVYAGVTGWQSFEPWLSRIEEFAESKLWQIAEAVPPEWYGGDTATIEQLMQTLLQRRSGVREGITAFRESQRNPFPNWLPSKSVAVAAGVQQFVM, from the coding sequence TTGGCCGTCATTGCAACCCAAGCGATTCACCGTCTGCGCGGCGGTGCGCAGAGCCTGTTGATGCTGGGTTCTGACGGCAACCTGTGGGTCGTCAAGTTTCAGAACAACCCGCAGCACCTGCGGGTGCTCGCCAACGAGCTCATCGCCACGCGCCTGGCGGAGGCCGTCGGCCTGAGCGTGCCGAAGACCGACGTGATCGAAGTAAGTCCGTGGCTGATCGCCAACAGCCCGGAGATGGTCGTCGAGCGCAGGCGCAATGTGTCCGAGCCCTGCGCGGCGGGATTGCAGTTCGGCAGCCAGTTTGTGGGTGGACTGAATCCCGGGCAGGTCGTCGACTACCTGCCCGAGTCGCAGATGGCCGAGCTGCGCAACCTCGCGGAGTTCGCGGGGATCTTCTGCCTGGACAAGTGGACGGGCAACTGCAACGGACGGCAGGCAGTCTTCGAGCGCCGCCCGCGCGAACGGCGATACCGCGCGATCTTCATCGACCAGGGCTTCTGCTTCAATGCGGGGGAGTGGACGTTTCCCGATCCTGTGCTACGCGGCGTGTTTCCGCGCAACTATGTGTATGCCGGTGTGACAGGCTGGCAGAGCTTCGAGCCCTGGCTCAGTCGCATCGAAGAGTTTGCAGAGAGTAAACTCTGGCAGATCGCCGAGGCCGTGCCGCCCGAGTGGTACGGAGGCGATACCGCAACGATCGAGCAGCTGATGCAGACGCTTTTGCAGCGGCGCTCAGGTGTGCGAGAGGGTATCACTGCCTTCCGGGAGTCGCAGCGGAATCCATTTCCGAACTGGCTCCCGTCAAAGAGCGTTGCGGTAGCGGCGGGTGTACAACAGTTTGTGATGTAG